From one Lycium ferocissimum isolate CSIRO_LF1 chromosome 7, AGI_CSIRO_Lferr_CH_V1, whole genome shotgun sequence genomic stretch:
- the LOC132062955 gene encoding enoyl-[acyl-carrier-protein] reductase, mitochondrial-like isoform X1, which produces MLSQHSRCVPFCHDKQINFPAVVSPPSTAVVYDQQGPPDTVTRLTEIPPVEINENDVCVRMLAAPINPADINRIEGVYPIRPPVPAIGGWEGVGEVHSVGSAVKALTPGDWVIHSAYLPGTWQTYVVEDQSLWYKIDKSTPLEYAATVSVNPLSALRMLEDFVALKPGDTIVQNGATSIVGQCVIQLARVRGIHSVNIIRDKPGSDEVKEKLMKLGADKVFTESELEVKSIKSLLDDIPEPLLGLNCIGGNAATLVVKFLKQGGTMVTYGGMSKKPITISTTYFIFKEISLKGYWLQEKTLDKAAYRCSIDSLLALARAGRLKYEMEMVPFNDFHTALERAMGKQGSASKQVLKF; this is translated from the exons ATGTTATCACAGCACTCACGTTGCGTTCCTTTTTGTCAtgataaacaaataaattttcCGGCTGTCGTGTCTCCACCGTCCACTGCCGTCGTGTACGACCAACAGGGCCCACCCGACACCGTCACCAG ACTTACAGAGATACCACCGGTGGAGATCAATGAGAATGATGTGTGTGTTAGAATGCTTGCAGCTCCGATCAATCCTGCTGATATCAACAGAATAGAGG GAGTTTATCCAATTCGACCACCAGTACCAGCAATTGGGGGATGGGAAGGGGTTGGTGAAGTACATTCTGTTGGCTCTGCAGTTAAAGCTCTTACCCCTGGTGATTGGGTTATTCATTCTGCTTATCTTccgg GGACATGGCAAACATATGTTGTAGAAGACCAAAGTTTGTGGTACAAAATTGATAAAAGCACTCCACTTGAATATGCTGCCACTGTTTCTGTTAATCCTTTGAGTGCCTTGAGAATGCTTGAGGACTTTGTGGCTTTAAAACCAG GGGACACAATTGTTCAAAACGGAGCTACAAGCATTGTGGGACAATGTGTTATTCAGCTAGCTCGAGTTCGTGGAATTCATAGTGTTAATATTATAAGAGATAAACCAGGATCTgatgaagtaaaagaaaaattaatgaaaCTTGGTGCTGATAAAGTGTTTACTGAGAGTGAACTCGAAGTAAAATCTATCAAAAGTCTCCTG GATGATATACCTGAACCTCTTTTGGGTTTGAACTGTATTGGTGGAAATGCAGCTACTTTGGTCGTCAAATTCTTAAA gCAAGGTGGCACAATGGTTACATATGGAGGGATGTCAAAGAAGCCTATTACCATATCTACCACATATTTCATATTCAAG gagATTTCATTGAAAGGATACTGGCTACAAGAAAAGACTTTAGACAAAGCAGCATATAGGTGTTCGATTGATTCTCTCTTGGCTCTTGCTCGTGCTGGGAGATTAAAATATGA GATGGAGATGGTACCTTTTAATGATTTTCATACAGCTCTTGAAAGGGCTATGGGGAAACAAGGAAGTGCAAGTAAACAAGTTCTTAAGTTCTAA
- the LOC132062955 gene encoding enoyl-[acyl-carrier-protein] reductase, mitochondrial-like isoform X2, translating into MLSQHSRCVPFCHDKQINFPAVVSPPSTAVVYDQQGPPDTVTRLTEIPPVEINENDVCVRMLAAPINPADINRIEGVYPIRPPVPAIGGWEGVGEVHSVGSAVKALTPGDWVIHSAYLPGTWQTYVVEDQSLWYKIDKSTPLEYAATVSVNPLSALRMLEDFVALKPGDTIVQNGATSIVGQCVIQLARVRGIHSVNIIRDKPGSDEVKEKLMKLGADKVFTESELEVKSIKSLLDDIPEPLLGLNCIGGNAATLVVKFLKQGGTMVTYGGMSKKPITISTTYFIFKEISLKGYWLQEKTLDKAAYRCSIDSLLALARAGRLKYDS; encoded by the exons ATGTTATCACAGCACTCACGTTGCGTTCCTTTTTGTCAtgataaacaaataaattttcCGGCTGTCGTGTCTCCACCGTCCACTGCCGTCGTGTACGACCAACAGGGCCCACCCGACACCGTCACCAG ACTTACAGAGATACCACCGGTGGAGATCAATGAGAATGATGTGTGTGTTAGAATGCTTGCAGCTCCGATCAATCCTGCTGATATCAACAGAATAGAGG GAGTTTATCCAATTCGACCACCAGTACCAGCAATTGGGGGATGGGAAGGGGTTGGTGAAGTACATTCTGTTGGCTCTGCAGTTAAAGCTCTTACCCCTGGTGATTGGGTTATTCATTCTGCTTATCTTccgg GGACATGGCAAACATATGTTGTAGAAGACCAAAGTTTGTGGTACAAAATTGATAAAAGCACTCCACTTGAATATGCTGCCACTGTTTCTGTTAATCCTTTGAGTGCCTTGAGAATGCTTGAGGACTTTGTGGCTTTAAAACCAG GGGACACAATTGTTCAAAACGGAGCTACAAGCATTGTGGGACAATGTGTTATTCAGCTAGCTCGAGTTCGTGGAATTCATAGTGTTAATATTATAAGAGATAAACCAGGATCTgatgaagtaaaagaaaaattaatgaaaCTTGGTGCTGATAAAGTGTTTACTGAGAGTGAACTCGAAGTAAAATCTATCAAAAGTCTCCTG GATGATATACCTGAACCTCTTTTGGGTTTGAACTGTATTGGTGGAAATGCAGCTACTTTGGTCGTCAAATTCTTAAA gCAAGGTGGCACAATGGTTACATATGGAGGGATGTCAAAGAAGCCTATTACCATATCTACCACATATTTCATATTCAAG gagATTTCATTGAAAGGATACTGGCTACAAGAAAAGACTTTAGACAAAGCAGCATATAGGTGTTCGATTGATTCTCTCTTGGCTCTTGCTCGTGCTGGGAGATTAAAATATGA CTCTTGA